Proteins from a genomic interval of Zingiber officinale cultivar Zhangliang chromosome 1B, Zo_v1.1, whole genome shotgun sequence:
- the LOC121976970 gene encoding DEAD-box ATP-dependent RNA helicase 1-like, translated as MEEISNQRKRVPHLTWMRNPMNIDQFEDGPLSLVPFLDPRLEEVLKKMGIQSLFPVQVAVWNETIGPGAFERDICVNSPTGSGKTLAYALPIVQTLALRKIRCLRALVVLPTRDLALQVKDVFAAIASVVGLRVGLAIGQSSIEDERLELVKRPNLGLYSPFDPEDGEMELQTAVDILVATPGRLMDHINMTKGFSLEHLCYLVIDETDKLLRDAYQSWLPTVLQLTKSDYQAGRSSNICALHGSLTTLRRCGAERGFKGKVYPRLVKFILSATLTQDPSKISQLYLHHPLLLTSGDKRYKLPKSLESFKLVCRSKLKPLYLVALLLNLVGEKSIVFTSSVETTHRLSNLLNFFGELPFKISEYSRNQHQAMRSKKLKSFKEGKTHVLIATDAMTRGMDVEGIRNVINYDIPAYIKTFIHRAGRTARAGQSGRCFTFLRQNEIKRFEKMLEKADANSCPSYSLPEDSVENFHPLYLSALEKLKEHEETRKGKRTSSSFGSAQASKRQKSRTEELKE; from the exons ATGGAGGAAATATCCAACCAGAGGAAGCGCGTTCCCCACCTGACATGGATGAGAAACCCAATGAACATCGACCAATTTGAGGATGGTCCTCTGAGTCTCGTCCCCTTTCTAGATCCAAG ATTGGAAGAGGTCCTGAAGAAGATGGGTATACAATCACTTTTTCCAGTTCAAGTAGCCGTGTGGAATGAGACAATTGGACCGGGTGCATTTGAACGCGATATTTGTGTAAACTCTCCAACAGGGAGTGGCAAGACACTTGCTTATGCTTTACCAATTGTTCAAACACTTGCACTGAGGAAGATAAGGTGCCTGCGTGCTTTAGTAGTTTTGCCTACACGGGACTTAGCCTTACAG GTTAAAGATGTGTTTGCTGCCATAGCATCTGTAGTGGGTTTACGTGTAGGCTTAGCAATTGGCCAGTCATCAATTGAAGATGAGAGATTGGAACTTGTCAAGAGACCTAATCTTGGGTTGTATTCTCCTTTTGATCCAGAAGATGGAGAAATGGAGCTACAGACTGCAGTTGACATATTGGTTGCAACACCTGGAAGGCTAATGGATCACATTAACATGACAAAAGGTTTTAGTTTAGAACATCTTTGTTATCTG GTAATTGATGAAACAGATAAGTTATTACGAGATGCATATCAATCCTGGTTGCCAACTGTGCTTCAGCTCACCAAATCAGATTATCAAGCTGGTCGTTCAAGCAACATTTGTGCTTTACATGGTTCATTAACTACCCTTAGAAGATG TGGTGCTGAAAGAGGGTTTAAAGGTAAAGTTTATCCAAGGCTTGTGAAGTTTATTCTATCTGCTACACTGACCCAAGATCCTAGCAAGATTTCTCAGCTTTATCTACATCATCCTTTATTGTTGACTAGCGGTGATAAGCGTTACAAACTACCTAAAAGTCTCGAGTCATTCAAGCTG GTCTGCAGGTCTAAATTGAAGCCACTCTATTTGGTTGCTCTATTGCTAAATTTGGTAGGAGAGAAGTCCATAGTTTTTACATCATCTGTGGAGACAACTCACAGGCTAAGCAATTTATTGAATTTCTTTGGTGAATTGCCATTTAAAATTAGTGAATATTCACGTaatcagcatcaggccatgcgAAG CAAGAAACTGAAGTCCTTCAAGGAAGGAAAAACACACGTGCTAATTGCAACCGATGCAATGACGCGTGGAATGGATGTTGAAGGAATTAGAAATGTTATAAATTATGATATCCCTGCTTATATTAAGACATTTATCCATCGAGCAGGTCGAACTGCAAGAGCAGGTCAATCAGGGCGTTGCTTTACATTCCTGAGACAAAATGAG ATCAAGCGatttgaaaagatgcttgagaaGGCTGATGCCAATTCTTGTCCATCTTACTCTTTACCTGAAGATTCTGTGGAAAACTTCCATCCACTGTACTTATCTG CCCTGGagaagctgaaggagcatgaggaaacAAGAAAAGGAAAGAGAACCAGTAGCAGTTTTGGATCAGCTCAAGCAAGTAAGAGACAGAAGTCAAGAACAGAAGAACTGAAGGAATAG
- the LOC121976977 gene encoding E3 ubiquitin-protein ligase SINAT5-like, which produces MESDSLECVSLADGLDEEDIAQHVSSKPHAGGAAFPGVSPATSVHELLECPVCANSMYPPIHQCCNGHTLCSTCKSRVHNRCPTCRQELGDIRCLALEKVAESLQLPCKYSNLGCSEIILYYSKIKHEAQCNFRPYNCPYAGSECSVVGDIPSLVAHLRDDHKVDMHTGCTFNHRYVKSNPREVENATWMLTVFYCFGQYFCLHFEAFQLGMAPVYMAFLRFMGDENEARNFSYSLEVGGNGRKQIWEGTPRGIRDSHRKVRDSHDGLIIHRNMALFFSGGDRKELKLRVTGRIWKEQPNSDS; this is translated from the exons ATGGAATCGGATAGCCTCGAGTGCGTTTCGTTGGCGGACGGGCTGGATGAGGAGGATATCGCTCAGCACGTCTCGTCCAAGCCGCATGCCGGAGGCGCTGCCTTTCCCGGGGTTTCTCCGGCCACTAGCGTCCACGAGTTGCTTGAGTGCCCGGTCTGCGCCAACTCTATGTATCCCCCGATCCATCAG TGTTGTAATGGCCATACACTGTGCTCTACTTGTAAATCAAGGGTGCATAATCGTTGCCCTACATGTAGACAAGAGCTTGGAGATATAAGGTGTCTAGCCCTGGAAAAAGTAGCAGAATCACTTCAGCTTCCTTGCAAGTACAGCAACTTAGGATGTTCTGAAATCATCCTTTACTACAGCAAGATCAAGCATGAAGCACAGTGCAACTTCAGACCTTACAACTGCCCATATGCAGGATCAGAGTGCTCAGTTGTTGGGGATATTCCTTCCTTGGTTGCACATTTGAGAGATGATCATAAGGTGGACATGCACACTGGATGTACTTTCAATCACCGTTATGTGAAGTCGAATCCACGCGAGGTTGAAAATGCAACATGGATGTTAACT GTTTTTTACTGTTTTGGCCAATATTTCTGCTTGCACTTTGAGGCCTTTCAGTTAGGAATGGCTCCTGTTTACATGGCCTTTCTTCGGTTCATGGGCGATGAGAACGAGGCGAGAAACTTCAGTTACAGCCTTGAAGTTGGGGGCAATGGCAGGAAACAAATATGGGAAGGTACTCCACGGGGCATTCGTGATAGTCACCGTAAAGTACGTGACAGTCATGATGGCCTTATTATACATAGGAACATGGCACTCTTCTTCTCCGGTGGTGACCGGAAGGAACTGAAGCTGCGGGTTACTGGACGGATATGGAAGGAGCAGCCAAACTCCGATTCTTGA